A portion of the Scleropages formosus chromosome 15, fSclFor1.1, whole genome shotgun sequence genome contains these proteins:
- the rock2a gene encoding rho-associated protein kinase 2 isoform X3, protein MSAGAERRPENRRRSLEAMMRNPRGALTLESLLDSMNALVLDLDFPALRKNKNIETFLNRYEKVMGHVRELQMKSEDFEKVKVIGRGAFGEVQLVRHKASQKVYAMKLLSKFEMIKRSDSAFFWEERDIMAFADSPWVVQLSCAFQDDRYLYMVMEYMPGGDLVNLTSTYDVPEKWAKFYTAEVVLALDAIHSMGFIHRDVKPDNMLLDCYGHLKLADFGTCMKMDSTGMVRCDTAVGTPDYISPEVLKSQGGDGYYGRECDWWSVGVFIFEMLVGETPFYADSLVGTYSKIMDHKNSLNFPDDVEISKDAKDLICAFLTDREVRLGRSGVEEIKRHPFFQNDQWTFDTIRDTVAPVVPELTSDIDSSNFDEIEDDKGDVETFPMPKAFVGNQLPFVGFTYFKEDQLLSAPNSTTLENEHRTAIKGEDSAAFAQLQKKLHVLEEQLNGEMQAKDELENKCRTATSRLEKVSKEFEEEMSSRKSLESALRQLERENALLQHKSVESQRKAESEAEKKRSLENEVNGLRDQLDDMKKRNQNSHIFNEKNIHLQRQLDEVNMLLRAETDAAARLRKTQAEMNKQIQQLESNGRELQDKCCLLENSKMKLEKDFMSLQSALESEKRDRSQGSETISDLQGRVSGLEDELRQVKSSLSKAEMEKRQLQEKLTDLEKEKSNMEIDMTYKLKVLQQGLEQEEAAHKTTKARLADKNKIYESIEGAKSEATKEMEQKLQEERASKLRVENKLLELEKQCSMLDCDYKQSQQKLEELRRHKEKLTEEVRDLTLKIEQETQKRSLMQNDLKAQKQQVNALRMSEKQLKQEVNHLLEIKQSLEKQNQELRKERQDADGQMKELQDQLEAEQYFSTLYKTQVRELKEECEEKNKLYKDIQQTLQELQEERDSLAAQLEITLTKADSEQLARSIAEEQYSDLEKEKIMKELEIKEMMARHKQELAEKDVTIGSLEEANRTLTNDVGILANEKEELNNKLKETQEQLQKSKEEALQVGHVKLAFEKQLQSERTLKTQAVNKLAEIMNRKEVRGGGSRRGNDTDVRRKEKENRKLQLELRSEKEKLNSTIIKYQREINEMQAQIAEESQVRIELQMALDSKDSDIEQLRSLLNSLNVHSLDSASMSSGPEFDGDDTYPVRMTHSHTSESISLTYQQTSHSVCVDTRPCLSSSYSPCGSEEDNSEPGSEPTSESESELCDPSDHESAETRLEGWLSLPVRNNTKKFGWEKKYVVVSSKKILFYNSEQDKEQSNPHMVLDIDKIFHVRPVTQTDVYRADAKEIPRIFQILYANEGESKKEQEFPVEPLPIGEKSTYICHKGHEFIPTLYHFPTNCEACTKPLWNMFKPPPALECRRCHIKCHKDHMDKKEEVIAPCRVNYDVSTAKNLLVLAQSQEEQQKWVSRLVKKIPKKPPAPEHFARSSPRASMKVQSSQSMRRPSRQMPPNKPS, encoded by the exons ATGTCGGCGGGGGCCGAACGGCGGCCGGAGAACCGGCGCAGGAGCCTGGAGGCCATGATGAGGAACCCGCGGGGCGCGCTCACCCTCGAGAGCCTGCTG gaTTCCATGAATGCCTTAGTCCTGGACTTGGACTTCCCTGCGCTgcggaaaaacaaaaacattgagACATTTCTGAACAGAT ATGAGAAAGTAATGGGTCATGTACGGGAGTTGCAGATGAAGTCGGAAGACTTTGAGAAGGTGAAGGTCATCGGCAGGGGTGCCTTTGGTGAGGTGCAGCTG GTGCGGCATAAAGCATCACAGAAGGTGTATGCCATGAAGCTGCTCAGCAAATTTGAGATGATCAAGCGCTCTGATTCGGCATTCTTCTGGGAGGAACGAGACATCATGGCCTTTGCTGACAGTCCCTGGGTTGTCCAG CTCTCCTGTGCCTTCCAAGATGACCGCTACCTGTACATGGTGATGGAGTACATGCCGGGGGGCGACCTGGTGAACCTCACCAGTACCTATGATGTCCCAGAGAAATGGGCTAAGTTCTACACGGCAGAGGTGGTCCTGGCCCTGGACGCCATCCACTCAATGGGCTTCATCCACCGTGACGTCAAGCCTGACAACATGCTGCTGGACTGCTACGGACACCTGAAGCTGGCCGACTTTGGCACCTGCATGAAGATGGATTCG ACCGGGATGGTGCGGTGTGATACAGCCGTGGGAACCCCAGACTACATTTCTCCTGAGGTTCTCAAGTCCCAGGGTGGTGACGGGTACTATGGGCGCGAGTGTGACTGGTGGTCCGTGGGGGTCTTCATCTTTGAGATGCTAGTCG GTGAAACTCCGTTTTATGCCGATTCCCTTGTTGGAACATACAGCAAGATCATGGATCATAAGAATTCTCTAAACTTCCCGGACGATGTGGAGATATCCAAGGATGCCAAAGATCTCATCTGTGCCTTCTTAACAGACAG GGAGGTACGGCTGGGTCGCAGTGGCGTTGAGGAGATCAAGCGGCACCCGTTCTTCCAGAATGACCAGTGGACCTTTGACACCATCCGAGATA CGGTTGCCCCTGTGGTTCCAGAGCTGACCAGTGACATTGACTCCAGTAACTTTGACGAGATTGAGGACGACAAGGGTGACGTGGAGACCTTTCCCATGCCCAAGGCATTTGTGGGGAACCAGCTCCCCTTCGTGGGTTTCACCTATTTCAAAGAAGACCA GTTGTTAAGTGCCCCAAATTCCACCACCCTGGAAAATGAGCATCGGACCGCCATCAAGGGGGag GACAGCGCAGCA TTTGCTCAGCTCCAGAAGAAGCTGCATGTACTGGAGGAACAGCTCAACGGTGAGATGCAGGCTAAGGACGAGTTGGAGAACAAGTGCAG AACCGCCACCAGCCGCCTGGAGAAGGTCTCCAAAGAATTTGAGGAGGAG atgagcagcaggaagagcCTGGAGAGTGCACTGAggcagctggagagggagaatGCACTCCTTCAGCATAAGAGTGTGGAGAGCCAGAGGAAGGCTGAGAGCGAAGCTGAAAAGAAGCGCTCGCTGGAGAATGAGG TGAACGGTCTGCGGGACCAGCTGGACGACATGAAGAAGCGGAACCAGAACTCGCACATCTTCAATGAGAAGAACATCCACCTGCAGAGACAGCTGGATGAGGTGAACATGCTGCTGCGGGCGGAGACGGATGCTGCCGCCCGTCTGCGAAAGACGCAGGCGGAGATGAACAAGCAGATCCAGCAGTTGGAGTCCAACGGGCGTGAACTGCAAGACAAGTGCTGCTTGCTGGAGAACAGCAAGatgaagctggagaaggactTCATGAGCCTGCAGTCAGCGCTGGAGTCTGAGAAGAGGGACCGCAGCCAAGGGTCCGAGACCATTTCTGACCTGCAAG GGCGCGTCTCTGGGCTGGAGGATGAGCTTCGGCAGGTGAAGAGCTCTCTGTCCAAGGCTGAGATGGAGAAGAGACAGTTGCAGGAGAAGCTCACAGATCTGGAGAAG GAGAAGAGTAACATGGAGATCGATATGACATACAAGCTAAAGGTCCTCCAGCAGGGGCTAGAACAGGAGGAAGCAGCACACAAGACCACAAAGGCGCGGCTCGCTGACAAGAACAAGATCTACGAGTCCATTGAGGGTGCCAAGTCGGAAGCCACGAAGG AGATGGAGCAGAAGCTGCAGGAGGAACGAGCCTCCAAACTGCGGGTGGAGAACaagctgctggagctggagaagcaatGCTCCATGCTAGACTGTGACTATAAGCAGTCacagcagaagctggaggagctgcgcaGGCACAAGGAGAAGCTCacagaggag GTGAGGGACCTGACCCTGAAGATTGAGCAGGAGACCCAGAAACGCAGCCTAATGCAGAATGACCTTAAGGCGCAGAAGCAGCAGGTGAATGCGCTGCGCATGTCTGAGAAACAGCTGAAGCAGGAGGTGAACCACCTTCTGGAGATCAAGCAGAGCCTGGAGAAGCAGAACCAGGAACTGCGCAA AGAGCGACAAGATGCAGATGGGCAGATGAAGGAGCTGCAGGATCAACTGGAGGCCGAGCAGTATTTCTCT ACGCTATATAAGACTCAGGTGCGtgagctgaaggaggagtgTGAGGAAAAGAACAAGCTGTACAAGGACATACAGCAGACGCTTCAGGAGCTGCAGGAAGAAAG GGACTCCTTGGCTGCCCAGCTGGAGATCACGTTGACCAAGGCAGACTCGGAGCAGCTAGCTCGGTCTATAGCTGAAGAGCAGTATTCTGatctggagaaggagaagatcATGAAGGAACTGGAGATCAAGGAGATGATGGCAAGACACAAGCAGGAGCTTGCCGAAAAGGATGTCACCATTGGCTCT CTAGAAGAGGCAAACCGCACCTTGACGAATGATGTGGGAATTCTGGCCAATGAAAAAGAGGAGCTGAATAACAAATTGAAGGAGACACAGGAGC AGCTGCAGAAGAGCAAGGAGGAGGCGCTTCAGGTGGGCCATGTGAAGCTGGCCTTTGAGAAGCAGCTGCAGTCTGAGAGGACACTCAAAACCCAG gctGTGAACAAGTTGGCGGAGATCATGAACAGGAAGGAGGTGCGTGGAGGTGGCAGTCGCCGAGGAAATGACACAGATGTAcgaaggaaggagaaggagaacagGAAGCTTCAATTGGAGCTCCGCTCAGAAAAGGAGAAACTCAACAGCACCATCATCAAGTACCAGCGTGAGATCAACGAAATGCAGGCG CAAATTGCAGAAGAGAGCCAGGTGCGCATCGAGCTGCAGATGGCCCTGGACAGCAAGGACAGTGACATTGAGCAGCTTCGTAGCCTGCTCAACTCGCTCAACGTCCACTCGCTCGACTCTGCGAGCATGAGTAGTGGACCTGAATTCGACGGAGATGACACCTACCCAG TGCGTATGACTCACTCCCATACCTCGGAGTCCATATCCCTCACCTATCAACAAACTTCCCACTCTGTCTGCGTGGACACCCGGCCCTGTCTCTCCTCATCGTACTCTCCTTGCGGTTCTGAGGAGGACAATTCAGAACCAGGGTCAGAGCCCACATCTGAGTCCGAGTCAGAGCTTTGTGATCCATCAGATCATGAAAGTGCAG AGACCAGACTAGAAGGCTGGCTGTCACTTCCTGTGAGGAATAATACCAAGAAGTTTGGCTGGGAGAAGAAG TATGTTGTAGTGAGCAGCAAGAAGATCTTGTTTTACAACAGTGAACAAGATAAAGAACAGTCCAACCCACACATGGTCCTGGACATCGA TAAGATCTTCCATGTGCGGCCAGTCACCCAGACAGATGTGTACCGAGCAGATGCCAAAGAGATCCCCAGGATATTCCAG ATCCTGTATGCCAACGAGGGTGAGAGCAAGAAGGAGCAGGAGTTCCCTGTGGAGCCACTGCCCATCGGAGAGAAGTCCACCTACATCTGCCACAAGGGCCACGAGTTCATCCCCACACTGTACCACTTCCCCACAAACTGTGAGGCCTGTACCAAGCCGCTGTGGAACATGTTCAAACCCCCACCAGCACTGGAGTGTCGCCGCTGCCACATCAAGTGCCACAAGGACCATATGGACAAGAAGGAGGAGGTTATTGCCCCATGCAGGG TGAACTACGATGTGTCGACAGCAAAGAACCTGCTGGTTCTGGCCCAGTCccaggaggagcagcagaagtGGGTTAGTCGGCTGGTAAAGAAGATCCCTAAGAAGCCACCAGCACCAGAGCACTTTGCCCGCTCCTCTCCTCGCGCCTCCATGAAGGTGCAGTCCAGCCAGTCCATGAGGAGGCCGAGCCGTCAGATGCCCCCCAACAAGCCCAG tTAA
- the rock2a gene encoding rho-associated protein kinase 2 isoform X4, translating to MSAGAERRPENRRRSLEAMMRNPRGALTLESLLDSMNALVLDLDFPALRKNKNIETFLNRYEKVMGHVRELQMKSEDFEKVKVIGRGAFGEVQLVRHKASQKVYAMKLLSKFEMIKRSDSAFFWEERDIMAFADSPWVVQLSCAFQDDRYLYMVMEYMPGGDLVNLTSTYDVPEKWAKFYTAEVVLALDAIHSMGFIHRDVKPDNMLLDCYGHLKLADFGTCMKMDSTGMVRCDTAVGTPDYISPEVLKSQGGDGYYGRECDWWSVGVFIFEMLVGETPFYADSLVGTYSKIMDHKNSLNFPDDVEISKDAKDLICAFLTDREVRLGRSGVEEIKRHPFFQNDQWTFDTIRDTVAPVVPELTSDIDSSNFDEIEDDKGDVETFPMPKAFVGNQLPFVGFTYFKEDQLLSAPNSTTLENEHRTAIKGEDSAAFAQLQKKLHVLEEQLNGEMQAKDELENKCRTATSRLEKVSKEFEEEMSSRKSLESALRQLERENALLQHKSVESQRKAESEAEKKRSLENEVNGLRDQLDDMKKRNQNSHIFNEKNIHLQRQLDEVNMLLRAETDAAARLRKTQAEMNKQIQQLESNGRELQDKCCLLENSKMKLEKDFMSLQSALESEKRDRSQGSETISDLQGRVSGLEDELRQVKSSLSKAEMEKRQLQEKLTDLEKEKSNMEIDMTYKLKVLQQGLEQEEAAHKTTKARLADKNKIYESIEGAKSEATKEMEQKLQEERASKLRVENKLLELEKQCSMLDCDYKQSQQKLEELRRHKEKLTEEVRDLTLKIEQETQKRSLMQNDLKAQKQQVNALRMSEKQLKQEVNHLLEIKQSLEKQNQELRKERQDADGQMKELQDQLEAEQYFSTLYKTQVRELKEECEEKNKLYKDIQQTLQELQEERDSLAAQLEITLTKADSEQLARSIAEEQYSDLEKEKIMKELEIKEMMARHKQELAEKDVTIGSLEEANRTLTNDVGILANEKEELNNKLKETQEQLQKSKEEALQVGHVKLAFEKQLQSERTLKTQAVNKLAEIMNRKEVRGGGSRRGNDTDVRRKEKENRKLQLELRSEKEKLNSTIIKYQREINEMQAQIAEESQVRIELQMALDSKDSDIEQLRSLLNSLNVHSLDSASMSSGPEFDGDDTYPETRLEGWLSLPVRNNTKKFGWEKKYVVVSSKKILFYNSEQDKEQSNPHMVLDIDKIFHVRPVTQTDVYRADAKEIPRIFQILYANEGESKKEQEFPVEPLPIGEKSTYICHKGHEFIPTLYHFPTNCEACTKPLWNMFKPPPALECRRCHIKCHKDHMDKKEEVIAPCRVNYDVSTAKNLLVLAQSQEEQQKWVSRLVKKIPKKPPAPEHFARSSPRASMKVQSSQSMRRPSRQMPPNKPRLSDPKMKWDESGRGQLGDS from the exons ATGTCGGCGGGGGCCGAACGGCGGCCGGAGAACCGGCGCAGGAGCCTGGAGGCCATGATGAGGAACCCGCGGGGCGCGCTCACCCTCGAGAGCCTGCTG gaTTCCATGAATGCCTTAGTCCTGGACTTGGACTTCCCTGCGCTgcggaaaaacaaaaacattgagACATTTCTGAACAGAT ATGAGAAAGTAATGGGTCATGTACGGGAGTTGCAGATGAAGTCGGAAGACTTTGAGAAGGTGAAGGTCATCGGCAGGGGTGCCTTTGGTGAGGTGCAGCTG GTGCGGCATAAAGCATCACAGAAGGTGTATGCCATGAAGCTGCTCAGCAAATTTGAGATGATCAAGCGCTCTGATTCGGCATTCTTCTGGGAGGAACGAGACATCATGGCCTTTGCTGACAGTCCCTGGGTTGTCCAG CTCTCCTGTGCCTTCCAAGATGACCGCTACCTGTACATGGTGATGGAGTACATGCCGGGGGGCGACCTGGTGAACCTCACCAGTACCTATGATGTCCCAGAGAAATGGGCTAAGTTCTACACGGCAGAGGTGGTCCTGGCCCTGGACGCCATCCACTCAATGGGCTTCATCCACCGTGACGTCAAGCCTGACAACATGCTGCTGGACTGCTACGGACACCTGAAGCTGGCCGACTTTGGCACCTGCATGAAGATGGATTCG ACCGGGATGGTGCGGTGTGATACAGCCGTGGGAACCCCAGACTACATTTCTCCTGAGGTTCTCAAGTCCCAGGGTGGTGACGGGTACTATGGGCGCGAGTGTGACTGGTGGTCCGTGGGGGTCTTCATCTTTGAGATGCTAGTCG GTGAAACTCCGTTTTATGCCGATTCCCTTGTTGGAACATACAGCAAGATCATGGATCATAAGAATTCTCTAAACTTCCCGGACGATGTGGAGATATCCAAGGATGCCAAAGATCTCATCTGTGCCTTCTTAACAGACAG GGAGGTACGGCTGGGTCGCAGTGGCGTTGAGGAGATCAAGCGGCACCCGTTCTTCCAGAATGACCAGTGGACCTTTGACACCATCCGAGATA CGGTTGCCCCTGTGGTTCCAGAGCTGACCAGTGACATTGACTCCAGTAACTTTGACGAGATTGAGGACGACAAGGGTGACGTGGAGACCTTTCCCATGCCCAAGGCATTTGTGGGGAACCAGCTCCCCTTCGTGGGTTTCACCTATTTCAAAGAAGACCA GTTGTTAAGTGCCCCAAATTCCACCACCCTGGAAAATGAGCATCGGACCGCCATCAAGGGGGag GACAGCGCAGCA TTTGCTCAGCTCCAGAAGAAGCTGCATGTACTGGAGGAACAGCTCAACGGTGAGATGCAGGCTAAGGACGAGTTGGAGAACAAGTGCAG AACCGCCACCAGCCGCCTGGAGAAGGTCTCCAAAGAATTTGAGGAGGAG atgagcagcaggaagagcCTGGAGAGTGCACTGAggcagctggagagggagaatGCACTCCTTCAGCATAAGAGTGTGGAGAGCCAGAGGAAGGCTGAGAGCGAAGCTGAAAAGAAGCGCTCGCTGGAGAATGAGG TGAACGGTCTGCGGGACCAGCTGGACGACATGAAGAAGCGGAACCAGAACTCGCACATCTTCAATGAGAAGAACATCCACCTGCAGAGACAGCTGGATGAGGTGAACATGCTGCTGCGGGCGGAGACGGATGCTGCCGCCCGTCTGCGAAAGACGCAGGCGGAGATGAACAAGCAGATCCAGCAGTTGGAGTCCAACGGGCGTGAACTGCAAGACAAGTGCTGCTTGCTGGAGAACAGCAAGatgaagctggagaaggactTCATGAGCCTGCAGTCAGCGCTGGAGTCTGAGAAGAGGGACCGCAGCCAAGGGTCCGAGACCATTTCTGACCTGCAAG GGCGCGTCTCTGGGCTGGAGGATGAGCTTCGGCAGGTGAAGAGCTCTCTGTCCAAGGCTGAGATGGAGAAGAGACAGTTGCAGGAGAAGCTCACAGATCTGGAGAAG GAGAAGAGTAACATGGAGATCGATATGACATACAAGCTAAAGGTCCTCCAGCAGGGGCTAGAACAGGAGGAAGCAGCACACAAGACCACAAAGGCGCGGCTCGCTGACAAGAACAAGATCTACGAGTCCATTGAGGGTGCCAAGTCGGAAGCCACGAAGG AGATGGAGCAGAAGCTGCAGGAGGAACGAGCCTCCAAACTGCGGGTGGAGAACaagctgctggagctggagaagcaatGCTCCATGCTAGACTGTGACTATAAGCAGTCacagcagaagctggaggagctgcgcaGGCACAAGGAGAAGCTCacagaggag GTGAGGGACCTGACCCTGAAGATTGAGCAGGAGACCCAGAAACGCAGCCTAATGCAGAATGACCTTAAGGCGCAGAAGCAGCAGGTGAATGCGCTGCGCATGTCTGAGAAACAGCTGAAGCAGGAGGTGAACCACCTTCTGGAGATCAAGCAGAGCCTGGAGAAGCAGAACCAGGAACTGCGCAA AGAGCGACAAGATGCAGATGGGCAGATGAAGGAGCTGCAGGATCAACTGGAGGCCGAGCAGTATTTCTCT ACGCTATATAAGACTCAGGTGCGtgagctgaaggaggagtgTGAGGAAAAGAACAAGCTGTACAAGGACATACAGCAGACGCTTCAGGAGCTGCAGGAAGAAAG GGACTCCTTGGCTGCCCAGCTGGAGATCACGTTGACCAAGGCAGACTCGGAGCAGCTAGCTCGGTCTATAGCTGAAGAGCAGTATTCTGatctggagaaggagaagatcATGAAGGAACTGGAGATCAAGGAGATGATGGCAAGACACAAGCAGGAGCTTGCCGAAAAGGATGTCACCATTGGCTCT CTAGAAGAGGCAAACCGCACCTTGACGAATGATGTGGGAATTCTGGCCAATGAAAAAGAGGAGCTGAATAACAAATTGAAGGAGACACAGGAGC AGCTGCAGAAGAGCAAGGAGGAGGCGCTTCAGGTGGGCCATGTGAAGCTGGCCTTTGAGAAGCAGCTGCAGTCTGAGAGGACACTCAAAACCCAG gctGTGAACAAGTTGGCGGAGATCATGAACAGGAAGGAGGTGCGTGGAGGTGGCAGTCGCCGAGGAAATGACACAGATGTAcgaaggaaggagaaggagaacagGAAGCTTCAATTGGAGCTCCGCTCAGAAAAGGAGAAACTCAACAGCACCATCATCAAGTACCAGCGTGAGATCAACGAAATGCAGGCG CAAATTGCAGAAGAGAGCCAGGTGCGCATCGAGCTGCAGATGGCCCTGGACAGCAAGGACAGTGACATTGAGCAGCTTCGTAGCCTGCTCAACTCGCTCAACGTCCACTCGCTCGACTCTGCGAGCATGAGTAGTGGACCTGAATTCGACGGAGATGACACCTACCCAG AGACCAGACTAGAAGGCTGGCTGTCACTTCCTGTGAGGAATAATACCAAGAAGTTTGGCTGGGAGAAGAAG TATGTTGTAGTGAGCAGCAAGAAGATCTTGTTTTACAACAGTGAACAAGATAAAGAACAGTCCAACCCACACATGGTCCTGGACATCGA TAAGATCTTCCATGTGCGGCCAGTCACCCAGACAGATGTGTACCGAGCAGATGCCAAAGAGATCCCCAGGATATTCCAG ATCCTGTATGCCAACGAGGGTGAGAGCAAGAAGGAGCAGGAGTTCCCTGTGGAGCCACTGCCCATCGGAGAGAAGTCCACCTACATCTGCCACAAGGGCCACGAGTTCATCCCCACACTGTACCACTTCCCCACAAACTGTGAGGCCTGTACCAAGCCGCTGTGGAACATGTTCAAACCCCCACCAGCACTGGAGTGTCGCCGCTGCCACATCAAGTGCCACAAGGACCATATGGACAAGAAGGAGGAGGTTATTGCCCCATGCAGGG TGAACTACGATGTGTCGACAGCAAAGAACCTGCTGGTTCTGGCCCAGTCccaggaggagcagcagaagtGGGTTAGTCGGCTGGTAAAGAAGATCCCTAAGAAGCCACCAGCACCAGAGCACTTTGCCCGCTCCTCTCCTCGCGCCTCCATGAAGGTGCAGTCCAGCCAGTCCATGAGGAGGCCGAGCCGTCAGATGCCCCCCAACAAGCCCAG ACTGAGTGACCCCAAGATGAAGTGGGACGAATCAGGCCGTGGACAGCTCGGCGACTCATGA